A segment of the Flavobacteriales bacterium genome:
GACGCACTTTGGGCCAAGGCGTGTTGAGCAAGGCATTGCTGAGGCCATGCACGCCAGGGGCGATGCGCTCATCCGCACCAGAGATATTCGACCGGAATCGGAGGTGCTCCACTGTTCCATGCAATAGGTTATACCCGTCCATCGGCTCTTGATCAGGAGGCGGCTCTGCGAGCAAGGCGTCGCGCACCAATAGCCCGCGCGATGGCCCATTCACCGGCGCCCGGCGCAGGTCACGGAAATTGGTCACCGCGGCGAACCGCCCATTCGTGGTGATGCCCACCCAGGTGCCCAGTGCCTTGCCGTCGCGGCCTGCCAGGATCCCGGGCAGGTCCGGCCAGAAGTGCGCAGGGACCGTGGGCCGATCGAGGAACTCGTCGCGATTCGCGGCCACGATCAGCGGATAGCGCGGATTCGTCTTGTAAGCGAAGGCGATGAGGCACACGCCGTGAAGCTACGGGCAGCACGAACGGAACTCACAGCACCGATTCGCCACGCAGGAACATGACGAAGATGAATGTCATGAGGAAGTGATGCACGAGGAGCATGGCTGCGGCCAGCGCCAGGATCTGCTTGCCGCTCTTGGAGAGCTCAGGGAAAAGCAGCTTGTTGTTAATGGCGATGATCGGCAGGGGGATCGTTGCCAGCAGGAAGGTGATCGCCAGCACCTTGAAGAGCACCACATTCTGCAACAGGCCGAAGAACAGGTGCGCGTAATAGAAGATGAAACCCAGCGTGGATAGGACTCCCAAACGCATGAAGAGGCGGGCCTCGGC
Coding sequences within it:
- a CDS encoding NRDE family protein, yielding MCLIAFAYKTNPRYPLIVAANRDEFLDRPTVPAHFWPDLPGILAGRDGKALGTWVGITTNGRFAAVTNFRDLRRAPVNGPSRGLLVRDALLAEPPPDQEPMDGYNLLHGTVEHLRFRSNISGADERIAPGVHGLSNALLNTPWPKVRRAVSALQDVAAMEEPGVEAIFSILSDERSASDSELPDTGLDLERERALSSIRIAMPGYGTHCSTVILVSHNGEVRFEERTHATGFAVRERFVIQ